From one Bacteroides fragilis NCTC 9343 genomic stretch:
- a CDS encoding isochorismate synthase, with product MTLEETNNCEIIDELIRQGRSFAMYRNPGEEEPHFLMQTCGEVHLIRKMEDLNGRTGFVIAPFRVTPQCPIILIRPDCHEIPSCAGNLHTPAQGDDAASYGQQLRSDRSLGAKKAYEACFDVFIRALRERTFDKLVLSRRMTVRREPGFSPAAAFYRACRRYIYSYVYLCYTPQTGVWMGSTPEIILSGEKGEWNTVALAGTQSLQNGELPQQWDEKNREEQEYVAAYIRKQLRSLGISPTEKGPYPAFAGALSHLKTDFHFSLNDSQRLGDLLKLLHPTPAVCGLPKEEAYRFILDNEGYDRSYYSGFIGWLRPEGRTDLYVNLRCMNVKEDSLTLYAGGGLLASSELDDEFQETEKKMQTMQNLNS from the coding sequence ATGACGTTAGAAGAAACAAATAATTGTGAGATTATAGATGAATTGATCCGTCAGGGAAGGAGCTTCGCAATGTATCGTAATCCGGGCGAAGAGGAACCTCACTTTCTGATGCAGACTTGCGGAGAAGTACACCTTATCCGGAAAATGGAAGATTTGAATGGTCGGACAGGCTTTGTCATCGCCCCTTTCCGGGTCACTCCGCAATGTCCTATCATATTGATCCGGCCGGATTGTCATGAGATTCCTTCCTGCGCCGGAAACTTGCATACCCCTGCACAGGGGGACGATGCGGCATCGTACGGGCAACAGCTCCGAAGCGACCGGTCACTCGGAGCGAAGAAAGCCTATGAGGCTTGTTTCGATGTCTTTATCAGGGCTTTGAGGGAACGTACTTTTGATAAGTTGGTACTATCCCGCAGAATGACGGTGAGGAGAGAGCCGGGATTCTCTCCCGCAGCGGCTTTCTACCGGGCTTGCAGGCGTTACATCTATTCGTATGTCTATCTTTGCTATACTCCGCAAACCGGGGTGTGGATGGGCAGTACTCCGGAAATCATTTTATCGGGTGAGAAAGGAGAATGGAATACGGTAGCGTTGGCAGGAACCCAGTCTTTACAGAATGGTGAGCTTCCGCAACAATGGGATGAAAAGAACCGGGAGGAGCAGGAGTATGTGGCGGCATATATTCGTAAACAACTCCGCTCGTTGGGGATTTCTCCGACAGAGAAAGGACCTTATCCGGCTTTTGCCGGGGCATTGTCTCACCTGAAAACGGATTTCCACTTCTCGCTGAACGACAGTCAGAGGTTGGGAGATTTATTGAAGCTGTTGCATCCCACTCCCGCCGTATGCGGATTGCCAAAAGAAGAAGCTTACCGGTTTATCCTTGACAATGAAGGCTATGACCGCAGCTATTATTCCGGATTTATAGGCTGGTTGAGGCCGGAAGGGAGAACGGACCTGTATGTCAACTTACGCTGTATGAATGTGAAAGAAGATTCGTTGACATTGTATGCTGGAGGCGGCCTGCTGGCCTCTTCCGAGTTGGATGATGAGTTTCAGGAGACGGAAAAGAAGATGCAGACCATGCAGAACTTGAACTCCTAA
- a CDS encoding Cof-type HAD-IIB family hydrolase, producing MKYKLLVLDVDGTLLNDEKEITPRTLATLLKVQQMGVHIVLASGRPTYGILPLAKKLELGNYGGYILSYNGAQVINAKNGEVLLERRINPEMLPYLEKKARKNGFAIFTYTEDRMIADQADNEHILQEAFLNRMELIEEPEFSVAVDFAPSKCMLVSDDEEALIGLEEHWKKRLNGALDVFRSEPYFLEVLPCGIDKSTSLGALLSHLDITPEEIIVIGDGVCDVSMIQFAGLGIAMGNAQDSVKVCADVVTASNEEDGVALAVEKAILSEIRPAEIPLDQLNERARHALMGNLGIQYTYASEDRVEATMPVDERTRQPFGILHGGATLALAETVAGLGSMILCQPDEIVVGMQVSGNHMSSAHEGDTVRAVGTIIHKGRSSHVWNVDVFTSTDKLVSSIRVVNSILKKR from the coding sequence ATGAAGTATAAACTGTTAGTCCTTGATGTAGACGGGACATTGCTCAATGATGAGAAGGAGATTACTCCTCGTACCCTTGCCACTTTGTTAAAAGTACAGCAGATGGGAGTACATATTGTTTTGGCCTCCGGTCGGCCCACTTATGGGATTTTGCCTTTGGCAAAGAAACTGGAGCTGGGTAACTATGGCGGATACATCCTGTCCTATAACGGCGCACAGGTCATTAATGCCAAAAATGGGGAAGTATTGCTCGAACGGCGTATTAACCCCGAAATGTTGCCTTATCTGGAGAAGAAAGCCCGTAAGAACGGATTTGCAATCTTTACTTACACCGAAGACCGAATGATTGCTGATCAGGCAGATAATGAACACATTCTTCAGGAAGCATTCCTCAATCGGATGGAGTTGATTGAAGAACCCGAATTTTCGGTTGCCGTTGATTTTGCTCCTTCCAAATGTATGTTGGTCAGTGATGACGAAGAGGCGCTTATCGGATTGGAAGAACATTGGAAAAAACGTTTGAACGGAGCGCTCGATGTATTCCGGTCGGAACCCTATTTCCTGGAAGTCCTGCCATGTGGCATTGACAAATCAACTTCGTTGGGAGCCTTGCTTTCCCATTTGGATATCACTCCGGAAGAAATCATTGTTATCGGTGATGGCGTTTGCGATGTTTCCATGATCCAGTTTGCCGGATTGGGTATCGCCATGGGCAATGCTCAGGATTCGGTAAAGGTATGTGCCGATGTGGTGACGGCTTCGAATGAAGAAGACGGAGTTGCTCTTGCCGTAGAAAAAGCGATTCTTTCTGAGATTCGTCCGGCAGAGATTCCTCTCGACCAATTGAACGAGCGTGCACGTCATGCCTTAATGGGAAATCTGGGCATTCAATATACCTATGCTTCCGAAGACCGGGTAGAGGCTACTATGCCGGTAGACGAGCGGACCCGTCAGCCTTTCGGCATTCTGCACGGAGGTGCCACGTTGGCACTGGCCGAGACTGTTGCCGGACTGGGTTCGATGATTCTCTGCCAGCCCGACGAGATTGTGGTTGGTATGCAGGTCAGCGGTAACCACATGTCATCTGCCCACGAGGGAGATACCGTACGTGCCGTCGGTACCATTATCCACAAAGGACGTTCATCACATGTCTGGAATGTAGACGTATTTACGTCGACGGACAAGTTGGTGTCTTCCATACGGGTAGTGAATAGTATATTAAAGAAGAGATGA
- a CDS encoding peptide chain release factor 3 — MADNTEILRRRTFAIIAHPDAGKTSLTEKLLLFGGQIQVAGAVKSNKIKKTATSDWMEIEKQRGISVTTSVMEFDYRDYKINILDTPGHQDFAEDTYRTLTAVDSVIIVVDGAKGVETQTRKLMEVCRMRNTPVIIFVNKMDREGKDPFDLLDELEEELMIQVRPLSWPIEQGPRFKGVYNIYEQKLDLYQPSKQVVTEKVEIDIHSDELDRQIGDTLADKLRGDLELIEGVYPEFDVETYLQGECAPVFFGSALNNFGVQELLNCFVEIAPAPRPVHAEEREVIPEEPKFTGFIFKITANIDPNHRSCVAFCKICSGKFVRNAPYLHVRHGKTVRFSSPTQFMAQRKTTIDEAWAGDIIGLPDNGTFKIGDTLTEGEQLHFRGLPSFSPEMFKYIENADPMKQKQLAKGIDQLMDEGVAQLFVNQFNGRKIIGTVGQLQFEVIQYRLLNEYNASCRWEPLSLYKACWIESDDLEELEAFKKRKYQYMAKDREGRDVFLADSNYVLQMAQMDFKNIRFHFTSEF, encoded by the coding sequence ATGGCAGATAATACAGAAATACTAAGACGGCGCACTTTCGCCATTATTGCACACCCGGATGCCGGTAAAACTTCGTTGACTGAGAAGTTACTGTTGTTCGGCGGACAGATTCAGGTGGCAGGAGCAGTAAAAAGTAACAAGATCAAAAAGACGGCAACTTCCGACTGGATGGAGATCGAGAAACAACGTGGTATCTCGGTGACAACTTCGGTGATGGAGTTTGACTATCGGGACTATAAGATTAATATTCTGGATACTCCGGGGCACCAGGACTTTGCCGAAGATACCTATCGTACCTTGACGGCGGTAGACAGTGTCATCATCGTGGTAGATGGAGCGAAGGGTGTGGAAACCCAGACCCGCAAGCTAATGGAAGTCTGCCGGATGCGGAATACGCCGGTAATCATCTTTGTGAACAAAATGGACCGTGAAGGTAAAGATCCGTTTGACTTGCTGGATGAATTGGAAGAAGAACTGATGATTCAGGTACGTCCTCTGTCTTGGCCTATCGAACAAGGCCCCCGTTTCAAGGGAGTTTATAATATCTACGAACAGAAACTGGACCTATATCAACCTTCCAAACAAGTGGTGACGGAGAAAGTGGAAATAGATATTCATTCTGACGAGTTGGATCGGCAGATCGGCGATACGCTGGCAGATAAGTTACGCGGTGATTTGGAATTGATAGAAGGTGTATATCCCGAATTTGATGTAGAAACATATCTGCAGGGAGAGTGTGCACCAGTCTTTTTCGGTTCGGCTTTAAATAATTTTGGTGTGCAGGAACTGCTCAACTGTTTTGTTGAGATTGCCCCCGCCCCCCGTCCCGTACATGCAGAAGAACGTGAGGTGATCCCCGAGGAGCCTAAATTTACCGGTTTTATTTTCAAGATTACGGCTAACATCGACCCCAATCACCGTTCGTGCGTAGCCTTCTGCAAAATCTGTTCAGGTAAGTTTGTACGAAACGCCCCTTATCTGCATGTACGTCATGGTAAGACTGTGCGTTTCTCCTCACCCACCCAGTTTATGGCACAACGTAAGACGACTATTGACGAGGCTTGGGCCGGAGATATTATCGGTTTGCCGGATAACGGAACATTTAAGATTGGCGATACGCTTACCGAAGGAGAACAACTTCATTTCCGTGGTTTGCCGAGCTTCTCACCGGAGATGTTCAAGTACATAGAGAATGCCGATCCGATGAAGCAGAAACAGCTTGCCAAGGGCATCGACCAGTTGATGGACGAAGGTGTGGCCCAGTTGTTTGTCAATCAGTTCAACGGTCGCAAGATTATCGGTACGGTAGGTCAGTTGCAGTTTGAGGTTATTCAATATCGTTTGCTGAACGAATACAATGCTTCTTGCCGTTGGGAGCCGTTGAGTTTGTACAAAGCATGCTGGATTGAAAGCGATGACCTGGAAGAGTTGGAAGCATTCAAGAAACGTAAATATCAGTATATGGCCAAGGATCGTGAAGGACGCGATGTTTTCCTGGCCGATTCGAACTATGTGCTTCAGATGGCACAGATGGATTTCAAAAATATCCGGTTCCACTTTACAAGCGAATTCTGA
- a CDS encoding DUF4924 family protein, with protein sequence MKIAQQLKEKNIAEYLIYMWQIEDLIRANDCDVDRIEENIVSRYQVSDEERRELTEWYANLASMMREEGVREKGHLQINRNVIINLTELHAALLASPKFPFYSSAYFKALPFIVELRNKNGQKEEPELETCFEALYGMMLLRLQKKPVSPETTKAMEAISSFLSMLANYYDKDRKGELKLE encoded by the coding sequence ATGAAAATAGCGCAACAACTCAAGGAGAAGAACATTGCCGAATACCTTATTTATATGTGGCAGATAGAGGATTTGATCCGTGCCAATGATTGTGATGTCGACCGGATTGAGGAGAATATCGTTTCCCGTTATCAAGTGAGCGATGAAGAGCGTCGTGAACTGACAGAATGGTATGCCAATCTGGCTTCGATGATGCGGGAAGAGGGAGTTCGTGAGAAAGGACATCTCCAGATTAACCGGAACGTAATCATTAACCTGACCGAATTGCACGCTGCCCTGTTGGCATCACCTAAATTTCCTTTCTATAGTTCGGCTTATTTCAAAGCATTACCCTTTATTGTAGAATTACGAAATAAAAACGGTCAGAAGGAAGAACCGGAGCTGGAAACCTGTTTCGAAGCTTTGTATGGCATGATGCTGTTGCGCTTGCAAAAGAAGCCGGTCAGTCCGGAGACTACGAAGGCAATGGAAGCTATCAGTAGCTTTTTGTCTATGTTGGCCAACTATTATGATAAGGATAGAAAAGGAGAGTTAAAACTGGAATAA
- a CDS encoding LysE family translocator, which produces MIQIETILDILVKGFVIGIVVSAPLGPVGVLCIQRTLNKGRWYGFVTGLGASLSDIAYALLTGYGMSFVFDYINKNIFYLQLLGSIMLLAFGIYTFRSNPVQSIRPVSANKGSYFHNFITAFAVTLSNPLIIFLFIGLFARFAFVQPGVLVFEEITGYLAIALGALAWWFGITFFVNKVRTRFNLRGIWILNRVIGSIVMAVSVFGLIFTLLGESIY; this is translated from the coding sequence ATGATTCAGATAGAGACTATACTTGATATACTGGTTAAAGGATTCGTTATCGGCATTGTGGTTTCTGCGCCGCTGGGGCCTGTAGGTGTCCTTTGTATTCAGCGTACTTTGAACAAAGGGCGTTGGTATGGATTTGTCACCGGACTGGGGGCTTCGTTGAGTGATATTGCTTATGCTCTTTTGACGGGATATGGCATGAGCTTCGTTTTCGATTATATCAATAAAAATATTTTTTATCTGCAACTCCTCGGAAGTATCATGCTATTGGCTTTTGGTATTTATACATTCCGCAGCAATCCTGTGCAATCCATTCGGCCTGTATCGGCCAATAAAGGTTCTTATTTCCACAACTTCATTACCGCCTTTGCAGTTACACTTTCCAATCCGCTTATTATTTTTCTTTTTATCGGTCTGTTTGCCCGTTTTGCTTTTGTACAACCCGGAGTATTGGTCTTTGAAGAGATTACGGGCTATCTGGCCATTGCCCTCGGAGCGCTGGCGTGGTGGTTTGGAATAACTTTCTTTGTTAATAAAGTGCGGACGCGATTCAATTTGCGGGGTATCTGGATTTTGAACCGGGTGATTGGCAGTATCGTGATGGCAGTATCCGTGTTCGGACTCATATTCACTTTGCTGGGAGAATCTATTTATTGA
- the menB gene encoding 1,4-dihydroxy-2-naphthoyl-CoA synthase, whose amino-acid sequence METKREWTPIKEYEDILFDYYNGIARITINRERYRNAFTPTTTGEMSDAMRICREEPDINVVVLTGAGDKAFCSGGDQNVKGRGGYIGKDGVPRLSVLDVQKQIRSIPKPVIAAVNGFAIGGGHVLHVVCDLSIASENAIFGQTGPRVGSFDAGFGSSYLARVVGQKKAREIWFLCRKYNAQEALDMGLVNKVVPLDKLEDEYVQWAEEMMQLSPLALRMIKAGLNAELDGQAGIQELAGDATLLYYLTDEAQEGKNAFLEKRKPDFKQYPKFP is encoded by the coding sequence ATGGAAACTAAAAGAGAATGGACTCCTATTAAAGAATACGAAGATATTCTGTTTGATTACTATAACGGCATTGCCCGTATTACGATCAATCGCGAACGTTACCGGAATGCTTTCACCCCTACTACAACAGGCGAAATGAGCGATGCGATGCGCATCTGTCGTGAAGAGCCCGATATCAATGTTGTGGTATTGACCGGTGCAGGCGATAAGGCCTTCTGTTCGGGAGGCGACCAGAACGTAAAGGGCCGTGGCGGATACATCGGTAAAGACGGAGTGCCCCGCCTGAGTGTACTGGATGTGCAAAAACAAATCCGTTCGATTCCGAAACCGGTTATTGCTGCCGTTAACGGATTTGCCATCGGAGGCGGACACGTGTTGCATGTCGTATGCGATCTCTCTATTGCTTCCGAAAATGCGATCTTCGGACAGACAGGTCCTCGTGTAGGTAGTTTCGATGCCGGCTTCGGATCATCTTATCTTGCCCGCGTTGTGGGACAGAAGAAGGCCCGTGAGATCTGGTTCCTTTGTCGCAAGTATAATGCGCAGGAGGCTCTGGATATGGGGCTGGTCAATAAAGTGGTACCGCTGGATAAACTGGAAGACGAGTATGTTCAGTGGGCGGAGGAGATGATGCAGCTTAGTCCGTTGGCACTCCGCATGATTAAAGCCGGTCTGAATGCCGAACTCGACGGTCAAGCCGGTATTCAGGAACTGGCAGGTGATGCCACTCTGCTTTATTACCTTACCGATGAAGCACAGGAAGGCAAGAATGCTTTTCTGGAGAAGCGTAAACCGGACTTTAAACAATATCCTAAATTTCCATAA
- a CDS encoding cation:proton antiporter domain-containing protein — MSQLPTLIADLALILICAGIMTLLFKKLKQPLVLGYVVAGFLASPHMPYTPSVMDVANIKTWADIGVIFLLFALGLEFSFKKIVKVGGTAVIAACTIIFCMILLGIAVGMGFGWQRMDSLFLGGMIAMSSTTIIYKAFDDLGLRKKQFTGLVLSILILEDILAIVLMVMLSTMAVSNNFEGTEMLGSIGKLLFFLILWFVVGIYAIPEFLKRCRKLMSEETLLIVSLALCFGMVAIAANTGFSAAFGAFIMGSILAETIEAESIDRLVKPVKDLFGAIFFVSVGMMVDPAMIIEYAVPIIVITLAVILGQAFFGTMGVMLAGQPLKTAMQCGFSLTQIGEFAFIIASLGLSLHVTSDFLYPIVVAVSVITTFLTPYMIRVAEPASNFVDRKLPESWRRFLMRYTTGTRTVNHESLWRKLLFALARILVVYSIVSISVITLSFRFVVPLLREHLPGIWGPLAGAVFTILCISPFLRAIMVKKNHSVEFITLWNDNRVNRGPLVSTVVFRVAVSVLFVMFVITRLFKASVGLMFGVALLLVILMILSRQLKKQSILIERKFFQNLRSRDMRAEYLGEKKPAYAGRLLSRDLHLTDFEIPGESAWAGKTLLELNLGKKYGVHVVSILRGKRRINIPGGSIRLFPMDKIQVIGTDDQLNTFAEEMSHVAVIDSGVFEKSEMTLKQLLIDTDSAFLGKTLRESGIRDKYHCLIAGVERGGEALMTPDVNVPFEEGDVVWVVGENEDVYRLIGQNCDRKR, encoded by the coding sequence ATGTCACAACTTCCAACATTAATAGCCGACCTCGCCCTGATTCTGATTTGTGCCGGTATAATGACTCTGTTATTCAAGAAGTTGAAGCAACCGCTTGTGCTGGGCTATGTGGTTGCCGGATTTCTTGCCAGTCCACATATGCCCTATACACCTTCGGTGATGGATGTAGCCAATATTAAAACCTGGGCTGATATTGGAGTCATCTTTTTGCTTTTTGCTCTTGGATTGGAATTTAGTTTTAAGAAGATAGTCAAGGTGGGAGGTACGGCTGTTATTGCCGCCTGTACCATTATCTTCTGTATGATTCTTCTTGGCATTGCCGTCGGGATGGGGTTCGGCTGGCAACGTATGGATAGCCTGTTCTTGGGAGGTATGATCGCCATGTCTTCTACTACAATTATTTATAAGGCATTTGATGACTTAGGATTGCGGAAGAAACAGTTTACCGGTTTAGTACTCAGTATTCTTATTCTTGAAGATATACTTGCCATTGTTTTAATGGTCATGCTTTCGACGATGGCAGTCAGCAATAACTTTGAAGGGACAGAAATGCTGGGCAGTATCGGTAAGTTACTTTTTTTCCTTATTCTTTGGTTTGTCGTTGGCATTTATGCCATACCCGAGTTCCTGAAGCGCTGTCGGAAACTGATGAGTGAAGAAACGCTGTTAATCGTATCTTTGGCTCTTTGTTTCGGTATGGTGGCTATTGCTGCCAATACCGGTTTCTCGGCTGCTTTTGGTGCTTTCATTATGGGGTCTATCCTGGCCGAGACAATTGAGGCGGAATCTATCGATCGATTGGTAAAGCCTGTGAAAGACTTATTTGGTGCTATCTTTTTTGTATCGGTCGGGATGATGGTAGATCCTGCGATGATTATTGAATATGCGGTTCCTATCATAGTCATTACGTTGGCAGTGATTCTGGGACAGGCCTTTTTCGGAACAATGGGGGTTATGTTGGCAGGACAGCCTTTAAAGACTGCCATGCAGTGTGGCTTTAGCCTGACGCAGATAGGGGAGTTTGCTTTTATTATTGCTTCTCTGGGCTTATCATTACATGTGACAAGTGATTTCCTATATCCGATTGTAGTAGCTGTTTCCGTGATCACGACATTTCTGACCCCTTATATGATTCGTGTTGCCGAGCCTGCCTCAAACTTCGTCGATCGTAAGTTACCCGAATCCTGGAGACGTTTCCTGATGCGATATACTACCGGTACGCGGACTGTCAATCACGAAAGTTTGTGGCGGAAGCTATTGTTTGCCTTAGCACGTATTCTGGTGGTGTATTCCATTGTCAGTATTTCGGTAATTACCCTTTCGTTCCGTTTTGTAGTACCTTTGCTACGCGAACATTTGCCGGGTATCTGGGGCCCATTGGCAGGAGCTGTTTTTACTATCTTGTGCATATCCCCTTTTTTGCGGGCCATTATGGTGAAGAAGAATCACTCGGTCGAATTTATAACTTTGTGGAATGATAATCGTGTCAATCGCGGACCGCTGGTTTCCACGGTTGTATTTCGTGTCGCAGTGTCAGTTCTGTTTGTTATGTTTGTCATTACCCGTTTGTTTAAAGCTTCGGTAGGACTGATGTTCGGAGTGGCTTTGTTACTGGTGATTCTGATGATACTTTCGAGGCAGTTAAAAAAACAATCCATTTTGATAGAACGTAAATTTTTTCAGAATCTTCGTTCACGTGATATGCGCGCTGAGTATTTGGGAGAGAAAAAACCGGCTTATGCCGGACGTTTGCTTTCAAGAGATCTGCATCTGACTGATTTTGAAATACCGGGAGAGTCGGCTTGGGCCGGAAAAACCTTGCTTGAACTGAATCTGGGTAAGAAGTATGGAGTGCATGTAGTCTCCATTCTTCGGGGAAAACGTAGGATTAACATTCCGGGTGGTTCTATCCGTCTGTTTCCGATGGACAAAATACAAGTGATCGGTACTGATGACCAGCTGAATACCTTCGCAGAAGAGATGTCACATGTTGCTGTGATCGATTCGGGAGTGTTTGAAAAGAGTGAAATGACTTTGAAGCAATTGTTGATCGATACAGACTCTGCTTTTCTGGGCAAAACGCTGCGTGAATCGGGCATTCGTGATAAATACCATTGCCTGATTGCCGGCGTGGAGCGGGGAGGAGAAGCTTTGATGACGCCTGACGTGAATGTTCCTTTTGAAGAAGGAGATGTAGTGTGGGTGGTAGGTGAGAATGAAGATGTGTACCGGTTAATAGGACAAAATTGTGATAGAAAACGTTAA
- the rfbD gene encoding dTDP-4-dehydrorhamnose reductase: protein MNILVTGANGQLGNEMQVLARENLQHTYFFTDVQELDICDEQAVYAYVSEHKIDIIVNCAAYTAVDKAEDNVELCDKLNNIAPGYLARAAQANGAAMIQVSTDYVFDGTAHIPYTEEEPTCPASVYGSTKLAGEQNVMDHCEKAMVIRTAWLYSIYGNNFVKTMIRLGQERDSLGVIFDQIGTPTYANDLAQAIFAAINKGVVRGIYHFSDEGVCSWYDFTIAIHRLAGIASCKVKPLHTADYPAKAPRPHYSVLDKTKIKDTFGIEIPHWEESLKRCINQLRMETL, encoded by the coding sequence ATGAATATATTGGTCACCGGAGCCAACGGGCAACTTGGCAATGAAATGCAGGTACTTGCCAGAGAAAACCTGCAGCATACGTATTTTTTTACGGATGTACAGGAGTTGGACATTTGTGATGAACAGGCTGTTTATGCCTATGTGAGTGAACATAAGATTGACATCATCGTGAACTGCGCTGCTTATACAGCGGTAGACAAGGCTGAGGATAATGTCGAACTTTGCGACAAACTGAATAATATAGCACCGGGATATCTGGCACGGGCGGCTCAGGCTAATGGCGCTGCAATGATTCAAGTTTCTACCGATTATGTGTTTGACGGTACAGCGCATATTCCTTATACGGAAGAGGAACCTACTTGTCCGGCTTCGGTTTATGGCTCTACCAAGCTGGCGGGCGAACAGAACGTGATGGATCATTGCGAGAAAGCTATGGTAATTCGTACGGCATGGTTGTACTCCATCTATGGCAATAATTTTGTAAAGACAATGATTCGTCTCGGGCAGGAGCGTGATTCTTTGGGAGTCATTTTCGATCAGATCGGTACACCGACTTATGCTAATGATTTGGCCCAGGCTATTTTTGCAGCGATCAATAAAGGCGTTGTCCGCGGCATTTACCATTTCAGTGACGAAGGAGTTTGTTCCTGGTATGACTTTACCATAGCCATCCATCGCCTGGCGGGCATTGCTTCGTGTAAGGTAAAACCGTTGCATACCGCCGATTATCCGGCAAAGGCACCCCGTCCACACTATTCCGTACTCGATAAAACAAAGATAAAAGATACATTTGGCATTGAGATCCCGCATTGGGAGGAGAGCCTGAAGCGTTGCATTAATCAATTAAGAATGGAGACACTTTGA
- the menD gene encoding 2-succinyl-5-enolpyruvyl-6-hydroxy-3-cyclohexene-1-carboxylic-acid synthase yields MYSDKKNILQLVALLRAHGVTKVVLCPGSRNAPIVHTLAGHPDFTCYSVTDERSAGFFAIGLALQGGTPAAVCCTSGTALLNLHPAIAEAYYQKVSLVVISADRPAAWINQMDGQTLPQPGVFRSLVKKSVDLPEIHTDEDEWYCNRLLNEALLELNHHGKGPVHINVPVSEPLFQFTAESLPEVRVITRYQGLNVYDRDYDGLIDRLNKYNRRMMIVGQMNLIYLFEKKYSKMLYKQFAWFTEHLGNQTVPGIPIRNFDAALYAMSPEMQEKMIPELVITYGGHIVSKRMKKYLRQHPPKEHWHVSPDGEVIDLFQGALTTIIEMDPFEFMEKIAFLLDNRTPEYPRQWENFCKELPRPELPYSEMSAIGSLIQALPASCALHLANSSAVRYAQLYSLPDTVEVCCNRGTSGIEGSLSTAIGYAAASKKLNFVVIGDLSFFYDMNALWNNHFGSNLRILLLNNGGGEIFHTLPGLEMSGTSHRFVTAVHKTSAKGWAEERGFLYQEVQDEKQLDEAMKTFTQPELLTQPVIMEVFTNKNKDARILKDYYHQLKN; encoded by the coding sequence ATGTATTCAGATAAGAAAAACATATTGCAGTTGGTAGCGTTGCTCCGTGCACATGGGGTGACGAAAGTCGTTTTATGTCCCGGAAGCCGGAATGCACCGATTGTACATACACTTGCCGGACATCCCGACTTCACTTGTTACTCGGTAACAGACGAGCGGAGTGCCGGCTTTTTTGCTATCGGGCTTGCTTTACAGGGCGGAACTCCTGCCGCTGTTTGTTGCACATCGGGCACGGCTTTGTTGAATTTGCATCCTGCCATAGCAGAGGCCTACTACCAGAAAGTATCTTTAGTAGTTATTTCCGCCGATCGTCCTGCCGCCTGGATCAACCAGATGGACGGACAGACTTTACCTCAGCCGGGTGTTTTCCGGTCATTGGTGAAGAAGTCTGTCGATCTGCCCGAAATACATACGGACGAGGATGAATGGTACTGCAACCGCTTGCTGAACGAAGCATTGCTTGAACTGAATCATCATGGTAAAGGCCCTGTGCACATCAACGTGCCGGTTTCCGAACCCTTGTTCCAGTTTACGGCAGAGTCACTTCCCGAAGTACGTGTCATCACACGTTATCAAGGACTGAATGTTTATGATCGCGACTATGACGGCTTGATCGATCGCCTCAATAAATACAACCGCCGTATGATGATCGTCGGCCAGATGAACCTGATTTATCTGTTCGAAAAGAAATATTCAAAGATGCTCTACAAGCAGTTTGCCTGGTTCACGGAGCATTTAGGCAATCAGACCGTTCCGGGCATCCCGATCCGGAACTTCGATGCAGCCCTCTATGCCATGTCACCCGAGATGCAAGAGAAGATGATTCCCGAATTGGTGATCACTTACGGGGGGCATATCGTCTCTAAACGAATGAAAAAGTATCTTCGCCAGCATCCGCCCAAAGAGCATTGGCATGTGTCGCCGGATGGTGAAGTGATCGATCTGTTCCAAGGGGCATTGACTACGATTATCGAGATGGACCCATTTGAATTTATGGAGAAGATAGCTTTTCTGCTGGATAACCGTACACCGGAATATCCCCGGCAATGGGAGAACTTCTGCAAGGAGCTTCCCCGACCGGAGTTGCCTTATTCCGAAATGTCTGCTATCGGATCACTCATTCAGGCGTTGCCTGCTTCGTGTGCTTTGCATCTGGCCAATAGTTCCGCCGTGCGTTATGCCCAGCTTTATTCGCTTCCCGATACGGTAGAGGTTTGTTGCAACCGGGGTACGAGCGGCATTGAAGGTTCCCTTTCCACAGCGATCGGTTATGCTGCCGCTTCGAAGAAGTTGAACTTTGTGGTCATTGGTGATCTGAGCTTTTTCTATGATATGAATGCCCTGTGGAACAATCACTTTGGAAGTAACCTCCGTATTCTGCTTTTGAATAATGGGGGAGGGGAGATTTTTCATACTTTGCCGGGACTTGAAATGTCCGGTACTTCCCATCGCTTTGTGACTGCCGTGCATAAGACGTCTGCCAAGGGATGGGCCGAAGAACGGGGATTCCTCTATCAGGAAGTGCAGGATGAAAAACAGTTGGACGAAGCCATGAAAACTTTCACTCAACCCGAGTTACTGACTCAACCTGTCATTATGGAGGTTTTCACCAATAAAAATAAAGATGCACGGATATTGAAAGACTACTATCACCAACTAAAAAACTAA